The DNA window CTCGTGATGATCGATTCCTATCAGGCGGCCGGTGTCGTGCCGATCGACGTGAAGGCACTCAACGTGGATATTCTTGCCTCCGGCGTATTGAAGTGGCTTTGCGGCGGACCGGGAGCCGCCTTCATGTACGTTCGTCGTGACCTACAGGATCGCTTCCGTCCTGCCATCCGTGGCTGGCTCAGCGATAAAGAACCGTTCGACTTCATCATGCCTGACGTCAACTTTGCCGAAGGCATGCATCGCTTCCTGACGTCGAGCATTCAGGTGCCGTGTCTTTATACGGCGATCCCTGCGCTGACGATGATGGGTGAGATCGGCATTGAGAACATCCGTGCGAAGTCGCTCGAAATGACGCAACGTATTTTTGACCTCTCGGATGAATACGGCTTCAAAGCCAACGCCCCGCGCGAAGCGCATCGCCGCGGCGGGCACGTCACTGTGGATCCCAACGGCATCACCGAAGGTAAACGCTCGACCAAAGAGATCAACGACGAACTCATCCGCCGCCGCTTCATCGTGGACTACCGCCCGCCCTTCGGCAGCCGCATCGCGCCGCACTTCTACAACACCCTCGACGAAGTAGACGCCATCTTGGCCGAGATGAAGAAGATCAAAGAGGGAATGTGATCGCTACACCCGCGACTACTGTTCATGCACAAGATGCAGCGTGAACGAATACCCCTTCGCGAGGATGCGAACGGTGTATGAGCCTGATGGTACTCTATTCAAGTTGATCGGTAGCGAACGATCCGGACCGAGCGGACCCCTCGTTGTTGTGAGAACCCGGCCAATCGCATCGAACACCGATACATCGGCAACCCCAAGCTCCAATGGAGAATGAATCGTCGCGACATCGGTCGCGGGATTCGGTATGACACTGAGCCGTGGCACATCTACTGCGATGCGCACATCGGGCGACGAAACATCCGCAGTTGAAACGGTGGCGCAGACAGTCGTCGAGAACGACGGCACGGCAGCAAGACAGCTAAACTCGGTCGGATCGGAGATGTTGACCGAATCGAACGATACAGATGTGCATGGTGTGTCGGCCGGCGTAATGCCGAAGAGAACGTATGCGATCACCGGTCTCGCCCCCTGTAGATCCTGTTGGCTGAAGTGCAGCCGTGCAATACCCGACGCAGTCGCTGTCGTACGGTCCGTTCCGCCCAACGGCGTCCACGTCCCGCGGTACACCAGCTTCGACGCATCGTAGTGAACCGACAGATCCACCGTACCCGCATGCAACGCCGGTTGCGACATGATCGGGATATCGACCGTCCCCTCAACCGTATCCATAAAGGCGCCGGGCATCGTCAGCAACTCAACGTGCTCGCGGTTTTTCCCTCGACCAAGGATGGGGACGAAGATAGTGTCACCGTTGCTTAAAACGAGTTGCATCGTGGTGTTGTAGATCCTACCCGAATCCGGGAGGAATTGAATCCGCAGCGAATCACCTTCCTGCTGCGAAGAAATTGTGAAATACTTATCGTCGTCACCGCTTGCCAATTTGATCTTGACGATTGACGGGGCTCCGCAACCGGCATGGATGGCAACCGCAGCACGGGCCGACGGGCCGCACGGCGAGACAGGAGTCGGGAAAATAATCGTCTCGGGGCTAACGGTCAACGTTCCTTTCGGGGCTGTCATCGCCGCCCGTGAGTCGATGCGTTTCCAGATCGACCCGAAGTTATCTGCTGCGAAAATGATCGTATCCTCGATCCTGACGATGTCTCGCGAATCATACGGAAGATTCGGGCCGGGCACGGTCTGCCATGTCGAACCGGTGTCTGTGCTTTCGAGGATGCCCATGGAGCGAGCGGGAAGATAGATCACTCCTGGCGTTATAAGCATGCAGCCCGACAGCGTCGTCAGCGGATACGATAAGATGCTTTTGAACGATTGGCCCCCATCTTTCGTAACGTACAACTCTGAATTCGAATTGTCTTGCGTATAATTTCCTCCTTCTTCGTTGATGCCGAAGATGACATTCTCGTTGCACGGAACGACGGCGAACGTATGCGCATCGGCTTCCATCGTCCCAGATTGGGTCGCCCAGGTCTTGCCGTAGTCTGTTGTGACTGCAATGAAGCTTGCCTGTGCATTCTCGACGAATGCGATCACATGTCCCGGACCGACAGTGTAAAAATCCTTCGGCACCACACCAAGCGGAGTCTGATTCCACGTAGCGCCGCGATCTCGGGTGAACATCGCATTGTGCGTCGTACGGTTGCCGATGACGAATTCCGAGTCAGACCCGGAGAATGCTGCGGCGAAGATCACGTCGGTACCCGAGAGCGAAACCCAGTTCAGCCCCTGATCGCGAGTCAGAAAGGCACCGAGATCGGTGCAGACGATACCCGTCTTGTCGTCGAAGAATGTTGCCGCCTGGATGGTTATAGCGGTCTTCGGTGGCAGCGGGACCGTCAACCACGTAGCACCTTTGTCAAGCGACTTATACAACTGATGTAGCCCTGCCCAGACCACGCCGCCCCCGGTTG is part of the Bacteroidota bacterium genome and encodes:
- a CDS encoding aminotransferase class V-fold PLP-dependent enzyme; the encoded protein is MDQLAAKYRSHFPILETSTYMISNSLGAMPREVESQLMHYTHEWQTEGVEAWHSWFPLVDTVSGLFGKIIGAEAQDVTLIHNLTVGSALIASCLDFTGKRNKVVFTELHFPTISYLWHGWQKYGAKLELVKSDDGITVDTQKICDAIDEETLIVPISHVYFRSGALQDIKTIIDHAHSKGALVMIDSYQAAGVVPIDVKALNVDILASGVLKWLCGGPGAAFMYVRRDLQDRFRPAIRGWLSDKEPFDFIMPDVNFAEGMHRFLTSSIQVPCLYTAIPALTMMGEIGIENIRAKSLEMTQRIFDLSDEYGFKANAPREAHRRGGHVTVDPNGITEGKRSTKEINDELIRRRFIVDYRPPFGSRIAPHFYNTLDEVDAILAEMKKIKEGM